From Polaribacter haliotis:
TTGAGAATACAGCATCTAATTCTAAAACAAGATGGCTCTCTTTAGGTGAAGGAAAGCAATTGCATTTAATTCCTCGTCCAAATTTAGAAGTTAAGACAAATAAAGCAGTTCATTTCGCTTTAGCAACTTCAGATCTAAAGACATTCATTCAACATTTAAAAGAATTAAAAATAGAATATTCCGATTGGAAAAATACAGCAAACAAAGATTATATAAGAAAAGACGGAATTCAACAATTTTATTTCCAAGACCCAAATGGCTATTGGATTGAAGTAAATAATGCTATTTAATAAAAACAATAACTTGTTTTTAAAGTAAATTTGCAAACAATGAAAAAAGAGGAAAAAAAACCAGATTTAGTCGTTTTTAATGAGGAAACACAAAAATACGATGCTTCTATAAAACCTTATGGAACATCCTCAAGTTCGCCAGTAATTAAACCATTAAATACTGCAAGTTGGAAAAATGACGGAATTCAGCGAGTAAACAAACAACTAAAATCGAAGTTCGACGAGGTTAAAAAAGAGTACGAATCTTTAATGGAAAAGTTTCAGTATAACGATTTAATTTACAATGCTAAATTTAGTTTCGAGCCAATTTTTGGAGAAAATTATCATTTATACAATAACAAAAATGGCGAACCATTTTTGTCTATTATAGAACCAGAACAATGCAGTTTTGAGTATTTAGGATCATTCAGACTAAATACCGATAAAATGTGGGAAAAAATAGAATCAACTTCAAATCAAGAAGAATAAATGGGAATTATAAAAGTAAATAATATAAAACTCTACGCTTTTCACGGCTGTTTAGAAG
This genomic window contains:
- a CDS encoding VOC family protein translates to MPSFLLDHIALSVKNVDESVAFYQKVFQLKEIENTASNSKTRWLSLGEGKQLHLIPRPNLEVKTNKAVHFALATSDLKTFIQHLKELKIEYSDWKNTANKDYIRKDGIQQFYFQDPNGYWIEVNNAI
- a CDS encoding DUF2452 domain-containing protein, coding for MKKEEKKPDLVVFNEETQKYDASIKPYGTSSSSPVIKPLNTASWKNDGIQRVNKQLKSKFDEVKKEYESLMEKFQYNDLIYNAKFSFEPIFGENYHLYNNKNGEPFLSIIEPEQCSFEYLGSFRLNTDKMWEKIESTSNQEE